Within Stella humosa, the genomic segment CGCCTCAGAATCCTTCATGTAGGCGGCACCGGTCAACTGGCCGGTCAGGTCGTAGGTCCAGCCGTGATAGGGGCACTTGAACATCCGCGCGTTGCCCGCACCCTGGGCCACCTCGACGCCGCGATGGGCGCACATGTTGTAGAAGGCGTTCAACTCTCCGCGCTTGTCGCGGGCGACGATGAAGGGCCGGTCGGCCAGTCGCCGCGCCTCGTAGTCGCCGGGGTTGGGGAACTGCTCCTCGCGGCCGACGAACAGCCACTCGCGGCCGAAATACTCCACCATCTCGCGGCGGTAGATCTCGGGCGAGGCATAGATCTCGCCGGGGACGTGGCGAGCCCGCAGCAGGTCCGAGCGGGTGGCGGCCAGTTGGGGCGTGACGCTGGTGGCACCGTCCATTGCCGATCTCCCTCACCACTCTATACGACCGTATTAAGCTACGATCGGGCGCGCGACGGCGCAATGGCCTTCCGCAGCCGCGGGCGCTATCAAGCCGGCCGGAGGAGATCGCACCCGCCTTGTCCATTGGAGAACCCGCCGAGGCGACGGCGCGCCGCGGCTTCAACAAGCTGCCGCCGGAGATACGTCGCCAGCAACTGATCGAGGCGACCTTTCGCGCGCTCTGTCTTTATGGCGACGCCGGCACCAGCGTGCGCTCGATCGCGGCCCTGGCCGGCCTGTCGCAGGGCATGGTGCGGCACCATTTCCAGACCAAGGGCGAACTGCTGGCGGCGACCACCCGCCACCTGTCCGACCGCTTCTACGACGCGGCCGCCCTGGCGAGTGCCGCGGCCGGACCCGATCCGCTGGCACAACTGCGCGCCATTCTGCTGGTCGGCCTGCGGCCGCCGATCCTGGAGCGCGACTATGTCCGCGCCCGCTACATCCTGTGGAGCCTCAGCCAGTCGGACGCGGCGATGCGCGCCGCCCACGAGGAGACCTATGGGCGGCTGCGCCGGCGGCTGGAGGGCCTGCTGGCTGAGATCGCCGCCCGCAACGACAGCGCGATCGACCCGGTCGAGACGGCGCGTCTGTTGATGGCCCTGCTGAAAGGCGCCTGGGTCGAGTGGCTGGTGTCGCCCGAAGGCTGCGACCCGGAGCGCATCGTCGCGGGCTTCCTGCCGATGCTGGAGGACCGGCTGGCGCGCTGACTAGCCCAGCAGCGCGGCGGCCGCCACCAGGACGAGCACGGCGCCCGAGACCTGGGCCAGCCCGCCGGCCCGCGCGCCAGAGCCGGCCGCGATCCAGGCAGCCAGCCGGGCCGCCGCGATGGCGATCGCGGCCTGGATCAGGGCGAAGCCAACCAGGTAGGCCAGCAGCGGCGTCGCCTCCGCGCCGACGATGCTCTCGCCATAGGCATAGCCGTGGAAGACGCCGGCAAGGGCTACGAGCGCCAGCAGGGCCGGCACCCGGCGCCAGCCGACGACAAGCAGGGCCGCGAGCGCCAGGATCGACAGGGCGATGGCGACCTCGGCCGCCGGCAGGTCGGCGCCCAGGACATGCAAGAGGCAGCCGGCCACGGTGGCCAGCACGAAGCAGAGGATCGGCGCCACGCCCAGCCCAGCCACCATCGACAGGATGCCGATGCCGACCACGAAGGCCAGGTGGTCCCAGCCGATGACGGGATGGCCCAGGCCGGACAGGAGCCCGCCCATCAGCGTGTCGGGCAGTTGCCCGTCCATCGCGTGGTGGGCGCTGGCCCCGGTTGCCATGAAAAGCCAGGCCGTGCCGGCCGCGATCGCCTTGATGAACATTCGGTCCCCCCATCCCGGCCGGCCTGCTGCTGGCCGCAGCGGCCAAGACTAGCCGCAATCGCGGGGCTGCGTCAGCCGTGGCCGGCAGGCAGGCGGACGACGAAGCGGGCTCCGGTGATGCGGCCGCCGGCCTGGCGGTTCTCCGCCACGATCGTACCGCCATGGGCCTCGACGATCTGCTTGGAGATGCTGAGGCCGAGGCCGGAGTGGGTGCCGAACTTCTCGCCCGACGGGCGCTCGCTGTAGAAGCGCTCAAAGATCGCGGCCAGCTTGTCGGGCGGGATTCCGGGGCCTTCGTCCTCGACCTGCGCCTCGACCCAGGCACCCTGGCGCACTGCCTTCAGGGTGACGGTGCCGCCCGGCGGGCTGAACGAGACGGCGTTGGCGATGAGGTTGCGGAAGACCTGCCCCAGGCGGCTTTCCAGCCCGACCACCGTCAGTTCCTGGTGGCGGGCGACATCAAGGCGGATGGCAGGCCCGGACCCGTCCTCCATCGTCGAATGCAGCTCGGCCAGGGCATCGAGCAGGCGGGCCACGTCCACCACCTCGCTCTCGTCCCGCGACAGTTCGGCATCCAGGCGCGAGGCGTCGGAGATGTCGGTGATCAGGCGGTCCAGCCGGCCGACATCCTCCTGGATGATCGCCATCAGGCGGCGCTGCTGGTCGGCATCCTTGACGCGGGCGGCCGTCTCGACCGCGCTGCGCAGAGAAGTGAGCGGGTTCTTGATCTCATGCGCCACGTCGGCCGCGAAGCGCTCGTTGGCGTTGAGGCGCTGCCACAGCACCTGGGTCATGGTGCGCAGGGATTCGGCCAGGTCGGCGATCTCGTCGTTGCGCCGGCCGATGTCGGGGATCTCGGGCGGGCGGCCCTGCCCGCGCTTCACCCGCTCGGCCGCGCGCGCCAGGCGCAGCACCGGGCGGACGATCGTCCCGCCCAGATAGAGCGACAGCAGCACGGTGATCGCCAGCGCCACCGCGAACACCTTCAGGATGTCGAACCGGACCGAGCGGATCGCCTTCTGGATCGCCCCATCCTCGGTCGACAGCATGACCGCGCCCAGCACCTGCTTGAAACGCTGCACGGGCACCGCAACCGACAGGATCGTGCGGTCGAACTGGTCGCGCCGGCGCATGCGCATGACCTCGCCTTCCAGCGCCCGGTTGACCTCGACATAGTCCGATGCCGACTGCACCGGTCGCTCGGCATAGAGCGGCAGCTCCTCGCCGTCGGGCAGCAGCCCGACGATCCAGCCATAGACCCGGCCGGCCGCGCCCAGCACGGGCGGATCGTCCTCCGGTGGCGGCAGGCGCTCGATATAGATGCTGCCACCCGGCCCGGACAGCACGCGGGTGTCGGCCACCAGCGACCGGTCGGCGGCGAAGAGGCGCGCGCGGGCGCCCGTCGGCTCCACCAGGCGGCGCACCATGTGGCGCGCGGCCTCGATCGCCAGCGACACGTCCTCGCCGGCAGTGGGGCGGTCGATCGTGCCCTCGCCCAGGGCATTGGCGATCAGTTCGGCCTGGGTCCGCAGGGCGTCCAGCTCGCTCTGCACCAGGCCCTTGCGATACTCGCCGACGAACAGCAGCCCGCCCACCAGGATCAGCAGCGGCAGCACGTTCACCGCCAGGATGCGGCGCGTCAGGGCCGAGCGGAACGGGTTGCGCCAGCGCCGCGGACGACGGGCGGCCGGCTCGGCCTTGGCGCGGGCGGCCGGACGCCGGGGACGCGGCGCGTCCTCGTCGAGATCACGCATTTCCGGCTCCAGCCGGGCGGGTTCGGTGTCGGCGACGAGGCGCATGGCGATCGGGGATGCGTCGGCTGCCTGGCTGCGGGCTTGGCGCGATCAGGCCTCGCGATAGCGGTAGCCGACGCCGTAGAGCGTCTCGATCTGGGCGAAGTCGTCGTCGATGATCTTGAACTTCTTGCGCAGGCGCTTGATGTGGCTGTCGATCGTCCGGTCGTCGACATAGATGCTTTCGCCGTAGGCGGCATCCATGAGCTGGTCGCGATTCTTGACGTGGCCCGGCCGGATCGCCAGCGCCTTCAGCAGCAGGAACTCGGTCACCGTCAGGGTCACGTCGACCCCGTTCCAGGTGCAGGCATGGCGGCCGGGGTCGAGCACCAGTGGCCCCCGGTGGATGGCGGGCTCGCCTTCCCCGTCCGGCGGCTCGCGGGCGATCTCGCCACGGCGCAGCAGGGCGCGGATCCGCTCGATCAGGAGGCGCTGGGAGAACGGCTTCTTGATGTAGTCGTCCGCCCCCATGCGCAGGCCCAGCACCTCGTCGACCTCATCGTCCTTGGAGGTGAGGAAGATCACCGGCATCGCCGTCAGCTTGCGCAGGCGCGACAGCAGTTCCATCCCGTCCATACGCGGCATCTTGATGTCGAGGACGGCCAGGTCGACCGGCTGCGCCGTCAGCCCGCGCAGCGCCTCGGCGCCGTCATTGTAGCAGCGCACGGTAAAGCCCTCGGCTTCCAGCGCGATGGAAACCGAGGTCAGGATGTTCCGGTCGTCGTCGACGAGAGCGATGGTGTGAGCCACGCTTCCCCCCAGATGCGTTAAGAGCGGTGGCAAGGTCGGTGGCCAATATGGCCCTTTTACGGCCCTTTTTCGACCCGGCCGGAAAAGCCGGGGATTTGGGCATCAGGAGGCGGCCTCGCGCTCCAGGCGCAGGCGCGCATCGCGGTCCGCGCCCGATGGCAGCGGTGCCGCGGGATCCTCGATCCAGGCCCGGATGTCGGCCCACACCACCTGCGCCTGGAGGTCGCGCAGGAGCATGTGCCAGCCTTCCGGATATACCGCCACCCGCTGCCGGTCGGCGGCCCCGGCCAGGCGCGACAGCATCAGCGCGGTCGGCTCGCGCGGAACGATCTGGTCCTTCTCGCCATAGAGGATGAGGGCCGGCGTGCGGAAGCGG encodes:
- a CDS encoding TetR/AcrR family transcriptional regulator is translated as MSIGEPAEATARRGFNKLPPEIRRQQLIEATFRALCLYGDAGTSVRSIAALAGLSQGMVRHHFQTKGELLAATTRHLSDRFYDAAALASAAAGPDPLAQLRAILLVGLRPPILERDYVRARYILWSLSQSDAAMRAAHEETYGRLRRRLEGLLAEIAARNDSAIDPVETARLLMALLKGAWVEWLVSPEGCDPERIVAGFLPMLEDRLAR
- a CDS encoding HupE/UreJ family protein produces the protein MFIKAIAAGTAWLFMATGASAHHAMDGQLPDTLMGGLLSGLGHPVIGWDHLAFVVGIGILSMVAGLGVAPILCFVLATVAGCLLHVLGADLPAAEVAIALSILALAALLVVGWRRVPALLALVALAGVFHGYAYGESIVGAEATPLLAYLVGFALIQAAIAIAAARLAAWIAAGSGARAGGLAQVSGAVLVLVAAAALLG
- a CDS encoding stimulus-sensing domain-containing protein encodes the protein MRLVADTEPARLEPEMRDLDEDAPRPRRPAARAKAEPAARRPRRWRNPFRSALTRRILAVNVLPLLILVGGLLFVGEYRKGLVQSELDALRTQAELIANALGEGTIDRPTAGEDVSLAIEAARHMVRRLVEPTGARARLFAADRSLVADTRVLSGPGGSIYIERLPPPEDDPPVLGAAGRVYGWIVGLLPDGEELPLYAERPVQSASDYVEVNRALEGEVMRMRRRDQFDRTILSVAVPVQRFKQVLGAVMLSTEDGAIQKAIRSVRFDILKVFAVALAITVLLSLYLGGTIVRPVLRLARAAERVKRGQGRPPEIPDIGRRNDEIADLAESLRTMTQVLWQRLNANERFAADVAHEIKNPLTSLRSAVETAARVKDADQQRRLMAIIQEDVGRLDRLITDISDASRLDAELSRDESEVVDVARLLDALAELHSTMEDGSGPAIRLDVARHQELTVVGLESRLGQVFRNLIANAVSFSPPGGTVTLKAVRQGAWVEAQVEDEGPGIPPDKLAAIFERFYSERPSGEKFGTHSGLGLSISKQIVEAHGGTIVAENRQAGGRITGARFVVRLPAGHG
- a CDS encoding response regulator transcription factor, with the translated sequence MAHTIALVDDDRNILTSVSIALEAEGFTVRCYNDGAEALRGLTAQPVDLAVLDIKMPRMDGMELLSRLRKLTAMPVIFLTSKDDEVDEVLGLRMGADDYIKKPFSQRLLIERIRALLRRGEIAREPPDGEGEPAIHRGPLVLDPGRHACTWNGVDVTLTVTEFLLLKALAIRPGHVKNRDQLMDAAYGESIYVDDRTIDSHIKRLRKKFKIIDDDFAQIETLYGVGYRYREA